The Gemmatimonas aurantiaca T-27 DNA segment CGGGACCCCTTCCGGGCTGAACAGCGTGAAGCGTTGTTTCACACTCTCCACCACACACTGAAAATCCGATCGACGTTGGTTGCCGACTTTCTCCGACACGTCGCTTCCTGGGAACTTCTTGTGCCAAAGGAACGAGCACACCGGCGGTGCGTGCGTGTCCGGCTCGATCTTCACCAGTTGGTATATCTGATCCGTGAGCGTGGTGACACTGGTAGCGTTGGTGCCCATCCCATCATCGGTCGTGTCGAAATAGAGATCGAGTGCCAGTGTTTCCGTCTGGCCGCGCACGAATTGAATCAGCGGCGTGTCGAGCCCAGGAATCGCAATCTCGGCCAGTTGCGCGCCTTTGGTGAGCGTGTACTCGGTCGGATTGAACTGGACGGGAATGAACTCCATCTCGTCTTTCCACATCACCACGATGGTGGCCTTCTCGAGTTGCTCCATCAGTCGATGTCCTCATGATGGCGACCACCGCTGATGTCACGTTCGGCGCGAACCCGCTGCGTATGTGCGTCCGCTGCACGTACCTGGGCCATGAACTCGGCAAAGAGCTGCTTCTTCACCCGTGGATCGACCAGGGCCGCACCGTCCACGGCGCGGACCGTGCTCTCGATGGTGCCAATTTCGATGTCCATCGTCAGAACCCTCCCGTGATGGCGGCACTCGCACCGAACGACGCGGCCGCGGCGCCGTAGCCCACATAGGGCACCTGCCAGAGCCCCTCGTGCGTGATCTCGATCCCTTCGATCGCGACGGCGTTCTGCCCCGCCACCAGCGACGGACCGGTGTACTTCGTCGGCAGGCCGCGCCGGAAGTGCCAGATGTGCGACGGTAGATGCAGGTCGTTGAGCAGCGTGATGATACCGTCCTTCCGTTTTCCCTTGCCGATGGCAAAGTCGTAGTGCCAGTCCCAAAGCGAGGAGCCGGCGCCCATACCGTGTTTCAGCACGATCGGCGACCAGGTCACACGGGTCGGAAACTTGAGCACCGCCCCGTTGCGTCCCCCCTCCTTGAACTCCTCGACGTCTAGCGCCATATCGAGCCCCGAGCATTCGGAGAAGCCACCGAGCAACGTGTCGGTGATCGCCGACATTGCCGCTGATGTGAGTGTTGCCATCGTGCTCGAGGTGTCGATCAGATTGATGGTGAAGTTGTACGCCATCAGGGGATCGAGTCGCAGTCCCACTGCACCGAGCAAGGCCATCAGGTCACCCTCCCG contains these protein-coding regions:
- a CDS encoding phage tail protein; translation: MALLGAVGLRLDPLMAYNFTINLIDTSSTMATLTSAAMSAITDTLLGGFSECSGLDMALDVEEFKEGGRNGAVLKFPTRVTWSPIVLKHGMGAGSSLWDWHYDFAIGKGKRKDGIITLLNDLHLPSHIWHFRRGLPTKYTGPSLVAGQNAVAIEGIEITHEGLWQVPYVGYGAAAASFGASAAITGGF
- a CDS encoding CIS tube protein is translated as MEQLEKATIVVMWKDEMEFIPVQFNPTEYTLTKGAQLAEIAIPGLDTPLIQFVRGQTETLALDLYFDTTDDGMGTNATSVTTLTDQIYQLVKIEPDTHAPPVCSFLWHKKFPGSDVSEKVGNQRRSDFQCVVESVKQRFTLFSPEGVPLRAIVTVSLREYKTLDEQLKQLNLNSPDKTQSHVVQRGDTLSGIAGRHYRMPHRWREVADANRIADPRRLDVGVFLRVPPLL